In Camelina sativa cultivar DH55 chromosome 13, Cs, whole genome shotgun sequence, the genomic window TCTTGTCATGATAGACATTCTGCAGCTATTGTTTATCTGCTTCACTTGTGGTTCATCACCGTATTTGAAAAGGCGTTTGGGGTACTCCTTTCCAACGCCTAAACAatagattaagaaaaattaaatcaagCACAACAATAAGAGTTGATAGAAATAGCTTTCATGGCAAGAATCACAAGTATTCATGCCTTAatttaactttcaaaatatatagaagTACCTTCATTTATCATATCGATTGATCCTGATTTTTCACACATGTAGAAGCTAGTCTTCGAAATGCACCTGAAAtgtgaaaaaacaaacatatcacAATCAAAGAACCATGAAAGCAAACATGATGATGAATCAACTACTAAAGATAAAACTGAAACCTCATCATAGGATACATTTGTCTAGTAATCGTTAacacaacaagaaaacaagaacatgaagaagaaatgtaaaattcagtctttcaaaacataaaattcagatttttcTAGTAATAATTCACACAACATAAAATCCAGACTTTTAAAACTTAGGATATGGAGATGTCTCCAAAGAAatgtaaacttttaaaatttaaaacatatcaCCAACTCAAGCTATCGGGATTGAAAAAATTCTTGACACAAACTAACCTACAATTAGATGAACCAAGACAAATTGCAACAATTTCAATGCTCTCATCTCTCATAGCTCAATTTAGTAATACGAATTCAAAACCGATTAAGAAAATCAACATGCAACTCCAAAATCGATACACAATGAGAAATCTTAGAGTGATTTACACTGTAATATGAAGCCGAATGTCAAATGATGTGAAGAGAATCAAACAATATTGAACGATGGGAGCAAACAAAATCATGGGAGCAAATAAGATGAGAAATCAAGGATAAAACCAAATTAGGAGGGGGACAAATCAAGGACGAAACTTCACCCATATGAGAAAAGgatgaaaaaagaaactcaCCGTTGTTGATTAATCGGAAGAACAAGCGGCAATAATTCACCGTCCGTCAAAGCCGCCATCGATGtcaatttttattgtttacGATTTGTTAAAAGTGAAAGCTAAGTGTAAAAGAGTTTTCGGGTTTTAATTCTTTGGGGGTGTAGAAACCTCTAAATCGATTAGAggtttcaattatttttgtttttctttttaaattttgttaattattaattactgtatttttttttgtttgttttaaaaatcaaaggtaaaattgagtttttattattataaaacctatttcaccaaacctaaaaaattagagtacatatagacattttttgaaaaaacgtgtttttccaattttcccaaaaaaatttacgaagaaagagaaagagacttAGATCTTTAATTTAGAGAAATTAGGCTATGCTTATGCATTGATTTTTTTGATCAACTTTAAATTTagcaataaaatcaattaaatgtTTGTTAGAGAGCAGTTAATAGATTTCTAATTAATAACATAGCCTAATTTCTCTAACAACCTTATAAGAGAGgggttaaaaagaaaattgggaGGTGCCAATAAGATTTGAGAGGGGTGTCAATAAGACAATAGCCTAATTTCTCTAACAACCTTATAAGAGAGgggttaaaaagaaaattgggaGGTGCCAATAAGATTTGAGAGGGGTGTCAATAAGACAATATGCTTCTTAAACAAGTGAAATTACTTATTTTGACAAAAgctaaattgaaaaaaaacaaaaaagtttttttttttgatgggaGATGGGAGACAAAGTCTCCCATGATTATtcataacataaaattaaatacaaatctGTCTTGGACGTGTAGTACCATGAGCATCATCTGATAAAATTGAAGCAACACTACTTAGAACTACCGCCAGAGCATGAAAACCTAAATATAAAGAGTAAACATAGGAAGCTAATCCATTCGCAAGACGATTACCTTCTCTATACACATGTGAAATACGGACGCTCCAGTCCCTTGATATAAAGTCATGGCACAAACGTACCAGGAACGACAGTGGATGCACAACACTTATCCCTGTCTGAAAAAAACCGACTACCACTTCAGAATCAACCTCCACCTCCAATCGAGACACTCCCTTACCCCAAGCAGTATGAAGAACATAGTATACCCCCCACAACTATGCCAAAGTAGTCGAGCATATTCCTATGTTCACCGCGAAACCACATATCCAACCTCCTGTCTCATCACGCAGCACCCCAGCAGCTGTGGCCAACCCGGTTGTGCCTTGAGCATCACCATCTGTGTTCAACTTTAACCATCCCTCTCGCGGAGGTTNaaaaaaaaaaaaaaaaaaaaaaacaaaaaagtttacatCATGATCCTTTTCTCCCTCCGCCATTGGTTAATATGATTTAGTTAAGAGTATATGTTAAATAGTggtattttcatatatttaaatgtATGAAATATGTCAATATGAGTATCTATGAAAAAGCGGGAGTTTAACATTTTGGGAATCTTCATTATTTGCTAATCAGTTTCCTAAATATTCCCTAAGAAGAAAGGTTATAAAGGATTAAAGAGCCTTGTCGTTTTGAGGCACGTGCAACacaacatgaacaaaaaaagagaggggATAAAGGATTATTGGGGCACTACtaacttagaaaaaaaatccttaGCAATAAAAGCATTtgggaaaaataataaaatgaaaaagatgtaGACAAAAGGGAACGAACACTCTATCTATGAAATCATACGAGGCACTTTTTTCCATATGAGCTAAGTGAAACTAATTCAGTAACTAATTGAAAGATTTCTTCAAAATTGAGTGTCGGGCACGTGCCCTACCTCCTCCCAACGTAGATCCGCCCCTGCGTGCAACCTTTTTTGGTTCCAAAACCTATTCTTACCATCTTCTTACTGGATGAAACATCCCTATTTCATGTGATGTACCTTTGTAGGAGTTTGAAGTAATAATATTTTCCTCCTTTCAAGTATGTAGGCGAAGAGATTTTGTAGTCATAGGAGGCTTCTTTGCGGAGGTTATAGTGGGTGGAGAAGTACGTATAGCATTAGTTGATTAACACGTTGCAAATCATTCATTGATTTATGTATGCCTTTCTTTTGCCCTAGGAGACTAGGACATGGTTCAGTTGAATGCTTCATGGACTTACATCATATACATATGGTAGGAACATAGGTGTTCCTGATGTTGTGCCTCAAAGCCATTGAAATAGCTACAAAACCCAAGGTAATTAGTGGTTAGAAATGAATATCCTTCTGATATCTCCATGATCCCAGTTGACATCTATTGTTTCTTGAACAAGTTTAATTAGGAGGATCAACAACTGTCTAAACTTTAGTCACCCACTCCCATGTTTGTCATATATGTGGTGGTAAGAGAATTAGAGAAACGTATAAGAAATATCAATACATATGTTTAATTCCTTGGAAATGAAATGTTGGCTTAAGCTTGTCTTAGAAGCTTCTAGATTAATCCTATCGAGGCATGGATTAGGATTGGTTTAAGTCACTTAGGAGTTATCTAAGTACTAATAAACCTATTTCAATTAGGATTCGGTTTTAAGGtcttttaatctatatataaggaTATGTCGAGTTGTGCCATAACTTGTGAGAGATTAAAGAGCTTGTGAAAGCTTTAGTTTTGAGttaatttctaaaacaataaagCTTTTCTAAGAAAGttcttctaaacatcctatattgtTTGATTCAATATGAAATACCGATAAACTTATCTGAATTCAAGTCATACTAAATTGTGGCAAGTTACAATTTAGGGACCACTAAGGCAAATCATATTGAATTCAAGCTTTAGGGAcattttggtttcaaaaatcaattctccttcaatttttttttagtttttagttcaAGATGTGCTTCCAAGTAAGAGAGCATGATACAATGAAGGAGTTGCATAAATGATCAACTCATTTTCGTAGCATTTGTTAGGGTCTCCATCATATTCATATTCCATATGGAACGATACAGTCCCAGCATCATGCGAGTATATTTCAGATTAACCAAAACTGATATCCAACAACATTGCTGTTTATGAAAACCGAGGCTTGATGATGTTCAATACGAACTCATATGANttttttttttttttttttttgttcatatgacgaacttaaaaactaattattatacaattacTTACAAACCCGgggtaatattttattttggtataaCATAATAACggtcaatatatataaacatttctttctgtttttagaaaactttagCCTTTACAAATAAAGATTCGAATTAGACAACCTCGGAACGGGCAAGGCAACAAGAGGTGTCTTGAGCTTTAAGACAATCCCAAACTTCTCTTCCAAATCCAACACGTGACCTTCCGGAATTTTCCATTCGAAAGAATGCACTAACGTTGCAAGAGTGTACAGAACCATCCGCTCGGCAAGTGCTATACCCGCGCAAATTCTCCTTCCAGATCCAAATGGAAGAAACCTATAATCAGTTCCATTGAAATCACAAGACTTATCATCAAGAAACCTCTCGGGACGAAACTCAGTTGGATTCTCCCACACATTTGGGTCTCTCTGAATAGACCAAGCGTTGATGAAGATCTTAGTGTTTTTAGGGACGGTGTAGCCTCCCACAACCGCGGTTTCAGTTGGACGATGAGGGACTAGCAAAGGAATGGTTGGATAAAGTCTAAGTGTTTCTTTCATAATGGCTACTACGTAAGGAAGTCTAGCTATGTGTGATTCTTCAACTATGTTGTCTTTGCCTACAACTTCTTCTAGCTCTTGTTGCGCTCTCTTCATCAACTCTGGGCTTCTTATTAGTTCGGCCATCGCAAACTCTATTGTGTTCGTGGATGTATCTGTACCGCCAACTACCATAtccttcacatatatataacaaattcaCACATTGATTAAGTCAGTTCTTATGactaaattaaacatttttttattggtaattCAGTATGACAGAATAGTTTTGCGTTTCCATAAGATTTTATCGATAAAAGTATAGATTCTTTTCATTACCATGAGTACGGCTTTGACATGGTTAACGGTGATAGGAACCTCCGAGTCAGCTTCTTGTTCCTTTAACTTCATCAAATGTTGCAAAAAGTCTTTAcattcaccatcatcaccatcccTACTTCTTAGTCGTTGCATCTGCTCAATGGCTCGATCAAGTATCGCATCGACCTCTCTAGCACACACATGCATCTTCTTCACAAGACCTTGAAGATCGAATCTAGCTAACATTGGGAAAAAGTCAGAAATATTAGGCTCTCCCAAAAGCCTAGTTATTTCAGAAATAACTCCTTTAAACTCTGTTCCAACACTCTCCATTTCCTCTGCTTTCACCGAACCTCCCCATAACATATTCATCGTAAGATTCATCATCGTTAAAAAGATCTGTTCTCCGACGTTCACCGGTGATTCTTCCTGACCTTTCTGGTACAAATACCTCGTTCTTTCCCGGATTTCTTTGCGTCGGAGCTCGTAGAAAGAATCCAAAGTTTTGcggctaagaagcttgagaacACAAACCTTTCTAAGAATTCTCCATTCGGCTCCGTATGGTAACCAAACAAGGTCGAGACCGCCATAAGTAAGGGTTCGGGCCGTGAGAGGGACGTCATGGTTTGAGAAATTGATGTCCTGGTCTTTCAAGATCTCTCGAGCTAGTGCTGGAGTGTTGACCACGACGGTTAGTTTTGAACCAAGATTGAGTTTGTAGATTGGACCGTGACTTTGAGCAAGGTTTGTGAAGTAGGTGTGAAGATTCGGGTCAAGAAACGGAAGGTTCCCGACGATAGGTAACCCTCGCGGTCCAGGTGGTAGAGGCGGATGGGGAGAGCGTTTGAAGCGGTACCACAGAATCAATAAGGTAGCGATGAGAACGAGAATTGCGTAAGGTTTGACATTCATCAATAATGTGTTGTCGGTGAAGGGAGTTGAAATAGGAGACATCTTTTACAGCTGTTTGTAGGGACTTAAGTTGTTGTCTCTATGATTGTATTTTATACGGTTACAACAACGTACATCATCATTCTTCTTCACTGTAGTATACGGTACATCATACGGTTACAACGACGTACAGCATACGGTAAGCCAATCCTAAGTAGAGGACTCGAAAGGTCTTAAGATGATAAAATTGATAACATTTGAGCGGATGATATAATTTCATCATTTttagaaatcaaagaaaatatgttctttctttttatttttgtcaaagtaAAAAATGATAATACAATTCAAGGGTCACGATTTTTTTGAatcattcaaacaaaacaaaatatatttggaccttaagagaagaaagagagtttgTGTAGTAGAAGGATTTATTGAAAAAATGTAAAGGACTAGACAACAATCATCATAAAATTTTGTGTGTACATCgtaaaatactattttgtaacttgtggtatacatatatattagggAAAATATAGGAtctaaaaaactattttatatgACGGccaattaatattaaattttaattacaaccAAGGAAATACAACGTAGTTTTGGAAAAGAGGtaattttaacattaaattactttaacaaacaaaaatgtttaatttactATATAGTGAAGAACCTCAAAcaatgaaaacataattttaagctttaaatgtttaatttacTGGTTTTGGCAGTGACAGCAGACCCACACCTTACACGTAGGCCTGGTTTTGTAAGGTAGATTAGTCAAACTCTCTTAATTTACAGCATTTGAAATTTGTGCACAATTTTGTGTATTACTACTCTTCATTTTGGGAGGAGAATatgattgattaattaaaagatTCATTTATGATTGATTGGTTAATCAAAAGAAGATTCATTTATGATTGATTGgttaatcaaaagaaaaagaatttacataattaaaatctGAAAATAGTAATCTAGAGGATTTAGTTAGAGAATGAGAATAGAATCTGTTTTACAATTGCATAAACatgaaataaatgaaagaaGGAAATGAAGCACATAACCACGGATACTCATTGTTCGAGCAGGTTGAGAAAGGAGGCCACTCTTCAGAAGACTGCACCCTTGAAACAAATTCTGAGCAATTTGTTTCGAACACCTGACAATTTATTCTTCTCAACAAAATCGTCTTCATCGAGTCTACGACTTTTTAAGATGTAAAATAGCCAAATAGGTAAAAAAAGTATCGATATCGGCTtgttctctttaaaaaaaatattgatatggtTTTAAccgaaaataacaaataattatgaAGATTAATTAACGTTAAATACACTTGAACTTTTAGgtaacaaaaaaactattattcGATCTGTAAATAATGGGAATCTGAAAAACGGATATCCGATAAAATATGGACCTGCTAGATACCTGATCCTTTACCTTTACTCgcatatatactaaaaaattatgcacacattttttttttctgtcatcGCATAATAATTCTTTGATccaaaaataatacttttacaaataaggagcaaattataaatatatgcaACTTATAGTTCcaaagaaatatgaaattacaaacttcaaaaaaattgtaatcaCATGTTGTAAAGAATCGTAAACAATGAAAAGAATATTTCTGTATATTATTCAATGGTGCTTTACATGGCTTATATAGAATACAATGAGATCTTATAATATCTAATTACAATGAATGCAATATACGATCACAATCGTATCTCAATCATAATCGTATCAATTAGCCTTGACCGGATCGTTGTTAACTTGTTGCGCAAGTTGTGGAGCTGAATCCGTAATACCCTCCCTCAAGTTGTATGTCCAACTTGAAACATAACTGCTTATATTCGTTTGTCCCCAACGGCTTCGTGAAGATGTCTACAAGTTGCGAGGAACTATCAACATGAATAAGACGGATGTTCCTTGATAAAACTTCATTACGGAAAAAGTGACAACCCACTTCCAAATGTTTAGTACGTTCATGGAAGACCGGATTCGTGGCAATATGAATTGCGGCTTGACTATCACAATGAACCAGCATCGATGTGTCGTGAGAAACTCCAAGTGACAACAATATACGCTTGAGCCAAATGAGCTCTTGAGTTAAGAATGCCATGGCGCGATATTCCGCTTCTGCAGAAGATCGACTAACGGTCTTCTGTTTCTTAGTCTTCCATGAGATTGGAGACCCTCCCAGTTGTATGAAGTACCCCGTGACTGATTTTTGTGAAAGCGGACAGCTTGCATAGTCACTACCGCACCATCCTGTCAACTGAAAAAGTTCATCAGTTCGTAAGAAAATACCTTGGCCTGGATTGTTTTTCAGGTAGCGAACAACCCTTAGAGCTGCTTCCCAATGATCTTCTCGTGGATTTTGCATAAATTGTGCAAGAAAGTGAACACAATATGTCAAGTCAGGCCGAGTCACAGCTAAATAAATCAACCTTCCAATCAAGCGACGATACTGTTCTGGTTTGAGTAAAAACGGTGATACCGATAATGCTAACTTATAAGTTGATTCAAGAGGAAACGCCACTAGCTTCGCACCAAGTAAGCCTGTATCGGAGATGATGTCAAGAGCATATTTTCGTTGACTGAGATACATACCAGAGGAGCTTCGTGAAACTTCAATGCCCAGAAAATACTTCAAAAGACCTaaatctttcatatgaaaacaagaagaaagatagGCTTTGAAGTCGTCCATTGCTTGCCCAGTACTACCAGTGATAATGaggtcatcaacataaattagAACATGAATCAGAACTCCATCTTTATCCATGGTAAACAGAGAGTAGTCAGACAAATTCTGTTCAAAGCCGTATTCCGTCAAGGCAGTGGTTAACTTGGCAAACCAACATCTTGGACTTTGCTTTAGACCATAAATAGATTTGTGGAGACGACATACCTTGTTAGGACCAGAGGCTTTGAACCCGAGAGGGAGCTTCATATATAATTCTTCTTCTAAGTCGCCTTGAAGGAACGCATGATGCACATCCATCTGATGAATATCCCATTTGTGTTTGACCGCTGTATCCAAAACCAATCGTACAGTTCCCATTTTTGCCACGGGTGCGAATGTCTCTCCATAATCGACCCCTTCGATTTGTTTATTTCCAAGAGCAACCAATCTTGCTTTGTGTCGTTCCAAAGTTCCATTGGACTGATACTTGAGCCGATAAACCCATTTGCAACCTTTTGCCTTTTTCCCTTTTGGCAAATCTTCAATCGTAAAAGACCGGTTACAATCGTGAGCATCAATTTCGGTAGTCATGGCTTTGGTCCATATTTCTTCTTCCATAGCTTGTTGAAAGGACTTAGGCTCCACACCCGATGTAATCGCAGCTAGGAATGCTTGATGTTGGGGTGAGAACCGGTCACAATTAACATAGTTCACCACCGGATAGTGAGACGTAGATGGAGCATCCAGTGTTGTCTTTTTTAAACTTGTATTGACCACAAAAATTTTTAACTTTACCGATTGAGTTTTTTGGCGTTGACCATGACCCAACCTTTCCTCTGCTGCCGGAGCCTGCTCCACCGTTGGAACAACTGGTACAGGTTGTGGCTGCGGCACCGGAGCTGAACACTCACCGTCGATGGGTTCTCTTGGAAGCTGTGTTTGTCTGAGTATCGATAAGAGGAGAAGATGGATCAGTAGGTGGGCTTGATGATTGCCCAACAGGAGGTGGTCCAGGAACAATAGGCCTGTTTGGAGGCCCATTAACAATAGAAGCTTGTTGTCGGCCCACTCGTGgtatcccttcttcttcttcgtgaaaCAGAGTCGTCAAAGGTAACGACATGTCGACAATCTCCTCTGTGTCCTCATCACGTACAGAGGAAAACATAAATTCGTTTTCATAGAAAACTACATCTCTTGAGACGAAGAATTGGTCCTTTTCCAAATCATAAAGTCTCCAACCCTTTTTTCCATAAGGGTACCCTATGAAAACACATCGACGACTTCGAGATGCGAATTTGTCGTATTTGTGGGATTGGTCATGAGTGAAGCAGAGACTTCCGAAAACACAGAGATGTTCGTAAGAAGGTTTGGAATTGTACAAACGCTTGTACGGAGTACCTCCATGTAAGACTGAACTTGGCGTTCGATTGATGAGATAACCGGCGGTTAAGATGCACTCTCCCCAAAATTAAATTAGCAAACGAGCCTGGAACCGTAAAGCTCTAGCAATGTTGAGAATGTGGCGAtgttttctttcaaatctcccgttttgttgaggagtgCCAACACAAGACGTCTCATGCATAATTCattgttgtttaaaaaactCGCTCAAGCATACAAACTCTGAACCATTATCGCTTCGGATGGTCTGAACATGTGTGTGAAACTGTCGTGTAACCATTGCTAGGAAATTCTTGAGATGATTTGGAGCTTCAGACTTTTCATTCATCAAGTAAATCCACACACCACGagaataatcatcaacaatagtgaaaaaaaaaaccgtgAATCAGAATATGTGGGTGTCTTATAAGGACCCCATAAGTTACAATGAATCAACTGAAAAatccttgttgttttattctcACTAATCGGAAAACTTGATCTGGTTTGCTTAGCGCGGAGACATGTATCACACACTTTATTTGAAACTGTATAGATAAAATAACATTGGAAACAATTGGGAGTAGACTAATAACATTAGCAGTTGTATGACCCATACGATTGTGCCAAAGCTCAAATGACTTTGCATCTCTAACAGCTACTGATGCAGCTAACTCCATGCTCCTAAAGTGAAAAGTCCCTCCCATACGTTTACCAGCTCCCGTCACTGTCCTCGTAGTAAATTCTTGAGATGATTTGGAGCTTCAGACTTTTCATTCATCAAGTAAATCCACACACCACGagaataatcatcaacaatagtgAAAAAAGACCGTGAACCAGAATATGTGGGTGTCTTGTAAGGACCCCATAAGTCACAATGAATCAACTGAAAAatccttgttgttttattctcACTAATCGGAAAACTTGATCTGGTTTGCTTAGTGCGGAGACATGTATCACAAGCTTTATTTGAAACTGTAGATAAAATAACATTGGAAACAACTGGGAGTAGACCAATAACATTAGCAGCTGGATGACCCATACGATTGTGCCAAAGCTCAAATGACTTTGCATCTCTAACAGCTACTGATGCAGCTAACTCCATGCTCCTAAAGTGAAAAGTCCCTCCCATACGTTTACCAGCTCCCGTCACTGTCCTCGTAGTAAATTCTTGAGATGATTTGGAGCTTCAGACTTTTCATTCATCAAGTAAATCCACACACCACGagaataatcatcaacaatagtgaaaaaaaaaaccgtgAATCAGAATATGTGGGTGTCTTATAAGGACCCCATAAGTTACAATGAATCAACTGAAAAatccttgttgttttattctcACTAATCGGAAAACTTGATCTGGTTTGCTTAGCGCGGAGACATGTATCACACACTTTATTTGAAACTGTATAGATAAAATAACATTGGAAACAATTGGGAGTAGACTAATAACATTAGCAGTTGTATGACCCATACGATTGTGCCAAAGCTCAAATGACTTTGCATCTCTAACAGCTACTGATGCAGCTAACTCCATGCTCCTAAAGTGAAAAGTCCCTCCCATACGTTTACCAGCTCCCGTCACTGTCCTCGTAGTAAATTCTTGAGATGATTTGGAGCTTCAGACTTTTCATTCATCAAGTAAATCCACACACCACGagaataatcatcaacaatagtgAAAAAAGACCGTGAACCAGAATATGTGGGTGTCTTGTAAGGACCCCATAAGTCACAATGAATCAACTGAAAAatccttgttgttttattctcACTAATCGGAAAACTTGATCTGGTTTGCTTAGTGCGGAGACATGTATCACAAGCTTTATTTGAAACTGTAGATAAAATAACATTGGAAACAACTGGGAGTAGACCAATAACATTAGCAGCTGGATGACCCATACGATTGTGCCAAAGCTCAAATGACTTTGCATCTCTAACAGCTACTGATGCAGCTAACTCCATGCTCCTAAAGTGAAAAGTCCCTCCCATAAGTTTACCATCTCCCGTCACCGTCATCGTAGTACAGTCCTGAACCACAAGGAAATAATCAGCTAACTATACTATGCACCGATTCTCATCCATCAACTGACTAAGGGAGATTAGATAAGACTGAAATCCTTCTACATAATAAACAGACTGCAAAGTCAAATTCGGCCCAAGCCTGACAGACCCTTCTTGTACTGAAATATGTTCTCTACCATCAGCTAACACTACCCCAACTGGAGACatatctttaacattttttaagatATCTAGACGTCCTATCAAATGATGAGATGCACCCGTATCCAAGATCCAGAAAGGTGTATCATACTTACCGGTTAGTTTTTCAGGTTCGTTGATCTTCCCCGTTTTGAGAAGACGCTTGATAGCTTGCCATTGAAAGTCGCTAACCTGTACTCCATCACGGTCGTTGTCTGTCACCACATAATTGGCAATCACAGAGTTGGACGGAGTGGCAACATGAACTGCATTGGCGAAGGAGACTCCATGGCCTCGTCCAGCTACTCCATTGGAagcaccacgaccacgaccccAGAAAGTTGAAGTACGAGAGCGTGTGTAACAACCCATCccatggaccccactagcctaccCGCTAGCTTGCTCCCATAGGCCCCAAGCTGGCCATGCaggacatcgatcctaacccctcatctataggtcaattggtgacaacttgtcctgtgggaag contains:
- the LOC104737238 gene encoding flavonoid 3'-monooxygenase-like gives rise to the protein MSPISTPFTDNTLLMNVKPYAILVLIATLLILWYRFKRSPHPPLPPGPRGLPIVGNLPFLDPNLHTYFTNLAQSHGPIYKLNLGSKLTVVVNTPALAREILKDQDINFSNHDVPLTARTLTYGGLDLVWLPYGAEWRILRKVCVLKLLSRKTLDSFYELRRKEIRERTRYLYQKGQEESPVNVGEQIFLTMMNLTMNMLWGGSVKAEEMESVGTEFKGVISEITRLLGEPNISDFFPMLARFDLQGLVKKMHVCAREVDAILDRAIEQMQRLRSRDGDDGECKDFLQHLMKLKEQEADSEVPITVNHVKAVLMDMVVGGTDTSTNTIEFAMAELIRSPELMKRAQQELEEVVGKDNIVEESHIARLPYVVAIMKETLRLYPTIPLLVPHRPTETAVVGGYTVPKNTKIFINAWSIQRDPNVWENPTEFRPERFLDDKSCDFNGTDYRFLPFGSGRRICAGIALAERMVLYTLATLVHSFEWKIPEGHVLDLEEKFGIVLKLKTPLVALPVPRLSNSNLYL